The following are encoded in a window of Periplaneta americana isolate PAMFEO1 chromosome 13, P.americana_PAMFEO1_priV1, whole genome shotgun sequence genomic DNA:
- the LOC138711902 gene encoding mucin-4-like: MMILTLLYIAGVLFTTTCTATEDTTTETTVLEQQSTTELLSSNASNQSEAINEVEDYSPQVIDVNGTIEEVEQILAANLDLPRLSRHEILEILDNITTQDQTQNNESSETTSSLMPQNNKTLQPENYKTHEEYMRAMRALMVVLPFNAKNLSESKIQELYTKAPITRLIGEKPETVPTNTPRTKKPLTTTTLETTTSEEPQYFQQIKHSNHHEVYHQPYDIQLDTNNYEPEIKTTTVTTEQSTTKRYNQRPIHHNYHRKRRPSTTTDHTTTHVSEEYHNFFTQHQPPKLHSADHTVTTVYPEKTSNYKTSEHNYQSTKLPVTTIYPESSTNHKTEEHYQPTKPSVTTVYPERTSNYYQTEFNKPPLTTIYPERTKSQEDNTQSPYHKELVTQNSNVHYQRNKTHTHQGPNRKRIKPTTTSTTEAESTALGLDLPHDVKNLLVAFNVDDHMPGPKIPSHSAEEESTFYVTPSTMVSRQTTRSPSEPPKYSSQYSASELIFEKVTTQKPAMRDDVKEILASIGLFPEKQDILPSSTATTTTTTTTTTTTTATPDIVAAAESLSPEMKDLLISFGLLPSANDIQQPPYQESEPENSGQGYNPHAASPVVDPSSYISFKPLPLTAKENSGEEEEEKYMNSDMQQFLASFGLVPTSNSGEGGSFPEQDVRFRSQKSLDMKNASATNSSNSNSSSNTTTEEPETITDRANETMPQINMDMLTDEMKEILENLGFLPSTNLSVVSIKRKTNTGESENGHIFNPSVHLASLNPTKEEAQRLTKLLQTIKKLMKENGTITQDEIDALNASISFILPPVPIEGSNTSLIDTEDSIKSTLLDQIKDAPDPLSLEELLLLNNDDKNEVKRQQESNGTSNASNSTDQTTQDSGPSLTDLAASFGGGETAPADASVDDALPPRRPNGLYFLLDWNTFLDVGEEGSPRRVNLNFSPKIGNPRAFLPVTVP, translated from the coding sequence ATTCTGACACTTCTTTATATTGCTGGAGTTCTCTTCACCACTACATGCACAGCAACTGAAGACACCACAACCGAAACAACAGTCTTAGAGCAGCAATCTACTACAGAACTTCTAAGCAGCAATGCATCAAATCAAAGTGAGGCAATCAATGAAGTAGAGGACTACTCCCCACAAGTCATCGATGTCAATGGAACAATAGAAGAAGTTGAGCAAATACTAGCAGCAAATCTAGACCTTCCAAGACTCTCGCGACATGAAATCCTTGAGATCCTGGACAACATTACAACTCAAGACCAAACACAGAACAATGAGTCTTCTGAGACTACGAGCAGCTTAATGCCTCAAAACAACAAGACTCTGCAGCCTGAGAACTACAAAACACATGAAGAATACATGAGAGCAATGAGAGCTCTCATGGTTGTTTTACCTTTTAATGCCAAGAACCTAAGTGAATCTAAAATACAAGAGTTATACACTAAAGCACCGATAACACGGCTCATTGGAGAGAAGCCTGAAACTGTACCAACTAATACACCCAGAACTAAAAAACCACTGACTACCACCACACTTGAGACAACCACCTCTGAAGAACCCcaatattttcaacaaattaaacattcaaatcATCATGAAGTATATCATCAACCATACGACATACAACTAGATACAAACAATTATGAACCAGAAATAAAGACAACAACAGTAACCACTGAACAAAGTACAACTAAGAGATATAACCAAAGACCTATTCATCACAATTATCATCGTAAGAGGAGGCCATCAACTACTACAGACCACACAACAACGCATGTGTCTGAAGAATATCACAATTTTTTTACTCAACATCAACCACCTAAATTACATTCAGCTGATCACACTGTAACAACAGTCTATCCAGAAAAAACAAGTAATTATAAAACAAGTGAACATAATTATCAATCAACCAAGCTTCCTGTAACAACAATATACCCTGAATCAAGCACTAATCATAAAACCGAAGAGCAttaccaaccaaccaaaccatcTGTAACCACAGTGTATCCTGAAAGAACTAGTAATTACTATCAAACAGAATTCAACAAACCacctctaacaacaatttatccaGAAAGGACAAAGTCACAAGAAGATAACACACAGTCACCATATCATAAAGAGTTAGTGACTCAAAACTCTAATGTACACTACCAACGTAACAAGACACATACCCATCAAGGTCCCAACCGGAAAAGAATAAAACCAACAACGACTAGCACAACAGAGGCAGAGTCCACGGCTCTTGGACTTGACCTACCCCATGATGTGAAGAACTTGCTTGTTGCTTTCAATGTGGATGATCACATGCCAGGACCCAAAATTCCATCTCACAGTGCAGAAGAAGAaagtacattttatgtaacaccATCAACAATGGTGTCTAGGCAAACAACAAGGTCTCCTTCCGAGCCGCCAAAATACAGCAGCCAATATTCAGCCAGTGAACTCATATTTGAAAAAGTTACGACACAAAAACCAGCAATGAGAGATGATGTTAAAGAAATACTTGCGTCAATAGGATTATTTCCAGAAAAACAAGATATTCTACCATCATCCACagctactacaactaccaccaccaccaccaccaccactacaactgCTACTCCAGATATAGTTGCAGCTGCAGAATCACTCTCACCTGAAATGAAAGATCTCTTGATTTCATTTGGCCTCCTCCCATCAGCTAACGACATTCAGCAACCTCCTTATCAAGAATCAGAGCCTGAAAATTCTGGACAAGGTTACAACCCACATGCTGCAAGTCCAGTTGTCGATCCCAGCTCATATATTAGTTTCAAACCACTTCCTCTCACTGCAAAGGAAAACTCTGgtgaagaggaggaagaaaagtATATGAACAGTGACATGCAGCAGTTCCTGGCATCTTTCGGCTTAGTTCCAACATCCAATTCAGGGGAAGGAGGAAGTTTTCCTGAACAAGATGTTCGATTTAGATCTCAAAAATCACTTGATATGAAGAATGCATCTGCAACAAATAGCagcaacagcaacagcagcagcaatacAACTACAGAAGAGCCTGAAACTATAACAGACAGAGCTAATGAAACAATGCCTCAAATCAACATGGATATGTTAACtgatgaaatgaaagaaattttagaaaatctTGGTTTCCTTCCATCCACTAATTTATCAGTAGTATCAATAAAGAGAAAGACCAACACAGGAGAAAGTGAGAATGGCCACATTTTCAATCCTTCAGTACATTTAGCATCACTCAATCCTACAAAAGAGGAAGCACAAAGGCTTACGAAATTATTACAAACTATAAAAAAACTTATGAAAGAAAATGGGACTATCACACAAGATGAGATTGATGCTTTGAATGCTTCCATATCTTTCATACTTCCTCCAGTACCAATAGAAGGCAGCAATACATCACTAATAGACACAGAAGATTCAATAAAGTCTACTCTTCTAGACCAGATAAAAGATGCTCCAGATCCACTGTCTTTAGAAGAGCTGTTGTTATTAAATAATGACGACAAAAATGAAGTGAAACGTCAACAGGAAAGCAATGGAACTTCTAATGCCAGTAATTCCACTGATCAAACAACCCAAGATTCAGGGCCATCATTAACGGATCTTGCAGCCtcatttggagggggagaaactGCACCTGCTGATGCAAGTGTGGATGATGCTCTTCCACCAAGAAGACCAAATGGACTTTATTTTCTGCTTGATTGGAACACATTTTTGGATGTCGGAGAGGAAGGTAGTCCCAGGAGAGTAAATCTCAACTTCAGTCCAAAAATAGGAAATCCCAGAGCATTTTTGCCAGTGACTGTCccttga